GATGAAGGAGACATATTCTAGGTGCATCGGTCATACATAGATGAAGGTGACATATTCTAGGTGCACCGGTCATACAGAGATGAAGGTGACATTTTCTAGGTGCATCGGTCATACATAGATGAAGGTGACATATTCTAGACGCACCGGTCATACAGAGATGAAGGTGACATATTCTAGGCGCACCGGTCATACATAGATGAAGGCGACATTTTCTAGGCGCACCGGTCATACATAGATGAAGGCGACATTTTCTAGGCGCACCGGTCATACATAGATGAAGGCGACATTTTCTAGGTGCACCGGTCGTACATAGATGGTGACATATTCTAGGCGCACCGGTCATACATAGATGGTGACATATTCTAGGCACATAGGTCATACATAGATGGTGACATATTCTAGGCGCATCAGTCATACATAGATGGTGACATATTCTAGGCGCATCGGTCATACATAGATGGTGACATATTCTAGGCGCATCAGTCATACATAGATGGTGACATATTCTAGGCGCATCGGTCATACATAGATGAAGGTGACATATTCTAGGTGCACCGGTCGTACATACATGAAGGTGACATATTCTAGGTGCATCGGTCATACAGAGATGAAGGTGACATATTCTAGGCGCATCGGTCATACATAGATGAAGGTGACATATTCTAGGCGCACCGGTCATACATAGATGAAGGTGACATATTCTAGGCGCATCGGTCATACATAGATGAAGGAGACATATTCTAGGTGCATCGGTCATACATAGATGAAGGTGACATATTCTAGGTGCACCGGTCATACAGAGATGAAGGTGACATTTTCTAGGTGCATCGGTCATACATAGATGAAGGTGACATATTCTAGACGCACCGGTCATACAGAGATGAAGGTGACATATTCTAGGCGCACCGGTCATACATAGATGAAGGCGACATTTTCTAGGCGCACCGGTCATACATAGATGAAGGCGACATTTTCTAGGTGCACCGGTCGTACATAGATGGTGACATATTCTAGGCGCACCGGTCATACATAGATGGTGACATATTCTAGGCACATAGGTCATACATAGATGGTGACATATTCTAGGCGCATCAGTCATACATAGATGGTGACATATTCTAGGCGCATCGGTCATACATAGATGGTGACATATTCTAGGCGCATCAGTCATACATAGATGGTGACATATTCTAGGCGCATCGGTCATACATAGATGAAGGTGACATATTCTAGGCGCATTGGTCGTACATAGATGAAGGTGACATATTATAGGCGCACCGGTCATACATAGATGAAGGTGACATATTCTAGGTGCACCGGTCGTACATGGATGAAGGTGACATATTCTAGGTGCACCGGTCGTACATAGATGAAGGCGACATATTTTAGGTGCACCGGTCGTACATAGATGAAGGCGACATATTCTAGGTGCACCGGTCGTACATAGATGGTGACCTATTCTAGGTGCATTGGTCGTACATAGATGAAGGCGCCTCATCTGGATTCTACTTGATTTTCTGGATATCGCATGAATTGGTTATTGCAGACATTTTGCAAtgatcatttactattctaaatggTCTCTCTCTTTTGTACAACACATGACCTAGACTGTAATGATCATGTTTCATTCTTGTACAATGTCAATAAAGTtagctttcaaaaaaaaaaaaagggctaccTTActatgtgaattctttgatgcttAACAAGACGTGCTTTCCTTGAGAAACGCTTCCCACATTCCggacatgaaaacggcttctcccctgtgtgaattctctgatgttcaacaagTTGCGATTTACGAGTTAGACATTTCCCACATTCCGGACACTCAAATGGCTTCTCCcccgtgtgagttctctgatgtttagTGAGATGCGATTTCTGAGAATAACATTTCCCGCAATCTgggcataaaaatggcttctcccctgtgtgagttctctgatgtttaaTAAGATCTGACTGCTGATAACAATATTTCCCGCATTCTGAACACGAAtagggcttctcccctgtgtgaattctctgatgtttcacaagatgtgatttctgagaataacatttcccacattctgggcaggcgaatggtttctcccctgtgtgtatTGTTTGATGTCTAATAAGATTTTGTTTCGaagtgaaacatttcccacattctaaacatgataGTGGATTCCCTGTATAAATTatctgatgtttaacaagatctgaggGCTGAGTACAGCATTTGCCACATTCAGGGCAGGAAAAGGTCATCTCTCCTGAGTCACTTCTTTGATGTATAACAAGATATGATTTCatagaaaaacatttttcacattctgaacatggaggTGGTTTCTCCTCTGTATGAGCAACTTGATGTTCATCGTCTCTTCTGTAAACTTTATTTTGCTTAATCTGTGATAAATCAGAAGAGAGGACGGGTATAACAGGATGAGAtgagagatcttggctgtgaaggtctgagggtgtatctgggataatggaatgttcttcatatgtatcttgtgtgatatcatcatctgctttataatatgaagatataagattctcctctgatctccggGTACAGTCATCTGCCAAAAAACAAATAGAATGATGATTTTTGAATATTATACAACTTTCAAAATTACGGTATATTGATACTTTAcaacaattttataaaaaatataaaagcattgtatcatACTAAATATGTAAGTAATATATGTAAATTACCAACCAATTAAAATTTTCTGTTCGAATTCGCAAGTTGTAGTGAAACTGGactaacttaaaggggaactctggtgcaaaaaaaatgttttcaaatcatctggtgcaaaaaagttaacCTGTTGGtcacggagggcgtacaggtacatcctcgcatcctggtacttaaggacggagggcgtacctgtacgccctccgtatttccgatcaccaccgctcgccgggcggtgatcggactggcatgactgctgatatctatcagcaggcatcccgtggcaatgcctcaattcagaccagcgatttgcggcgattccgggccaaTCTGGtaacctaaaggataggagcgaggtggcaggggtgccacgtcCTCctctcccctgccattggtcggtcaggcttaccgaccaatggcagttgggcgcgggagggttaaagttcgggcagactgggggggggaaatgagTGCACCGAGGGAGGGTGAGCACCAGCTTACCGGAGCGGCTGCGGCAGAGACATCGGGCAGCGACGGTGGCAGGAGGAGTGTGTGGCCGGAAAGTGCAGcggaggaggaggctgcagtgaagatcgctggtaagtgatcttccctGTGGCCTTaaagttgtaaaactacaactcaccgcatgcccagacagccaaaggctgtctgggcatgctgggagttgttgttttgcaacatctgaagtgacacagttaggagaccactatacagtggtctccaaactgtagccctccagatgttgcaaaactacaattctcagcatgcccaaacagtcagggatgctgggcggtgtagttctgcaatatctgtcccttcagatgttgcagaactgcaactcccagaatgcctggacagtctgggcatgcttggagttggagttttgcaacatctggagggctacagtttggagaccaatacttagcagtctccaaactgttcttccccagttgttgcacaactacaactcctagcatgcctttcagctgtcagtgcatgctgggagttgtagttttgcaacagctgtaggcacactgagctagagtctgtttcctaactcagtggttcccctccagtgtgtctacagctgttgcaagactacaacttccagcatgtacggtctgtcagtgcattctgggagttttagttttgcaacagctgaaggtttgcccccccttgtgaatgtaccgggtagattcacacaggcgggtttacagtgggtttccttctatgtaccctaaaaacactacattaacccaaaataaaaagtaaaacactacatatacatatacccctacacagttacccccccccccccccccctccccacaataaaatgaaaaacgtctcatacggcagtgtttcctaaactgagcctccagctgttgcaaaacaacaactcccagtattgctggacagccattgactgtcctggcaggctgggagttttgcaacagctggaggcaccctgtttgggaaacactgccgtagggttttggtggagacaagcgcgATCCTTGTattcgggtccgcccctattgcaaattcgtaatttaggcctcaaatgcgcatggcgctctcttgctttggagccctgttgtatttcaagacaacagtttagtgccacatatggggtatttccgaactcaggagaaattgcgttacaaattttggagggctttttctccttttaccccttatgaaaaggaaaagttgggagctacaccagcctgttaatgtaaaaaatttaaaaggaggtaaaataaaaaataaaaaagactcccaaaatttgtaacacaatttctcctgagtatggaaataccccatatgtgggggtaaaatgctctgcgggtgcacaacaaggctcaggagtgagagcacactatgtacatttgaggcctaaattggtgatttgcacaggggtggctcatcgttacagcagttctgacatgaacgcaaaatgtgaccccattatggaaactactcccctcacggaatgtaacaagggatatagtgagccttaacacccaacaggtctttgacgaattttcgttaaagttggacgtgaaaataaaaaaattgttgttttttttcccctgaaatgctggtgttacaccaaatttttcatcttcacaagaggtaatggaagaaatggtgttacaaattttggggggcatttttcctgagtatgtaaataccccatatgtggatataaagtgctctgctggtgaactacaatgctcagaagagaaggagcggtattgagcatttggagagagaattaggctggaattgaaggccatgtgaatttacaaagcccccatggtgccagaacagtggactcccaccacgtgaccccattttggaaactacacccctcccatagacatgaaaggaaggggcatggcatgacatcacaaggggtcttgacatcacgaccacaaccCCCCGAACCCCGCAttgtgaacataatgttcagaacgccgggtgtctgcacggagatcgcgggggtcccagtggccggacccccgcgatcagacatcttatcccatattctataggggataagatgtcttgccacaaagtacccctttaactgtcctgTCAAAACAGAATAAAGCTACAATGTTATTT
Above is a genomic segment from Hyla sarda isolate aHylSar1 chromosome 1, aHylSar1.hap1, whole genome shotgun sequence containing:
- the LOC130297083 gene encoding oocyte zinc finger protein XlCOF7.1-like isoform X1, whose protein sequence is MERDRNKMADRIINLTLQILFRLTGEDYTVVKKSSSGRCRAPVCEGLGRTLSPIPGPPPHSLIHEEMDEQKILELINKMMELLTGEVPIRCQDVAVYFSMEEWEYVEGHKDQYKDQVMMEDQQPLTSAVRSSKRTAAERCPRPLLPQDQDQLMNQGKNLNYINGINVIVKEESYLWDEEQYIEDIPTGNRPDDCTRRSEENLISSYYKADDDITQDTYEEHSIIPDTPSDLHSQDLSSHPVIPVLSSDLSQIKQNKVYRRDDEHQVAHTEEKPPPCSECEKCFSMKSYLVIHQRSDSGEMTFSCPECGKCCTQPSDLVKHQIIYTGNPLSCLECGKCFTSKQNLIRHQTIHTGEKPFACPECGKCYSQKSHLVKHQRIHTGEKPYSCSECGKYCYQQSDLIKHQRTHTGEKPFLCPDCGKCYSQKSHLTKHQRTHTGEKPFECPECGKCLTRKSQLVEHQRIHTGEKPFSCPECGKRFSRKARLVKHQRIHIVR
- the LOC130297083 gene encoding oocyte zinc finger protein XlCOF7.1-like isoform X2, translating into MERDRNKMADRIINLTLQILFRLTGEDYTVVKKSSSGRCRAPVCEGLGRTLSPIPGPPPHSLIHEEMDEQKILELINKMMELLTGEVPIRCQDVAVYFSMEEWEYVEGHKDQYKDQVMMEDQQPLTSAVRSSKRTAAERCPRPLLPQDQLMNQGKNLNYINGINVIVKEESYLWDEEQYIEDIPTGNRPDDCTRRSEENLISSYYKADDDITQDTYEEHSIIPDTPSDLHSQDLSSHPVIPVLSSDLSQIKQNKVYRRDDEHQVAHTEEKPPPCSECEKCFSMKSYLVIHQRSDSGEMTFSCPECGKCCTQPSDLVKHQIIYTGNPLSCLECGKCFTSKQNLIRHQTIHTGEKPFACPECGKCYSQKSHLVKHQRIHTGEKPYSCSECGKYCYQQSDLIKHQRTHTGEKPFLCPDCGKCYSQKSHLTKHQRTHTGEKPFECPECGKCLTRKSQLVEHQRIHTGEKPFSCPECGKRFSRKARLVKHQRIHIVR